The following coding sequences lie in one Pseudoxanthomonas sp. genomic window:
- the fliJ gene encoding flagellar export protein FliJ, protein MMQSRRIDPLLRRAQEHEDSVARELAERQNTLAQHESRLEELRRYAEDYANSQMAATSPAQLANRRAFLERIDQALKQQLQNVDRSRASVDIERDRLLLASRDKQVLEQLAASYRVQEKLIVDRRDQREMDDVGARRARLAATARENEDA, encoded by the coding sequence ATGATGCAGTCCCGCCGAATCGACCCGCTGCTGCGCCGCGCCCAGGAGCACGAGGATTCCGTCGCCCGCGAGCTGGCCGAGCGCCAGAACACGCTCGCCCAGCACGAGTCGCGGCTGGAGGAACTGCGCCGGTACGCCGAGGACTACGCCAACAGCCAGATGGCCGCCACCAGTCCGGCGCAGCTGGCCAACCGTCGCGCGTTCCTCGAGCGCATCGACCAGGCGCTCAAGCAGCAGTTGCAGAACGTGGACCGCAGCCGCGCCAGCGTGGACATCGAACGCGACCGCCTGCTGCTGGCCAGCCGCGACAAGCAGGTGCTGGAACAGCTGGCCGCCAGCTACCGCGTGCAGGAAAAACTCATCGTCGACCGCCGCGACCAGCGCGAGATGGATGACGTCGGCGCGCGTCGCGCCCGCCTGGCTGCGACCGCCCGCGAGAACGAGGACGCCTGA
- a CDS encoding FliI/YscN family ATPase, with protein sequence MSAQPLEWLTARDLRLSTRLSQINPDLGGHGLIREGILRRAVGLTLEAIGCEAPMGATCKVEVVDGGWVDAEVVGFSGERTYLMPSAELHGLLPNARVVPSRRRGGVEVGEGLLGRVIDSDGVPLDGRGPIRAEGSVSLAGIAINPLSREPITQPLDVGVRAINALLPIGRGQRVGLFAGSGVGKSTLLGMMTRYTAADVIVVGLIGERGREVRDFVETTLGPSGLARAVVVASPADRPPLARLQGAYRATAIAEWFRDQGLNVLLLMDSLTRFAQAQREIGLSVGEPPTTRGYPPSVFARLPALVERAGNGAKGRGSITAFYTVLTEGDDPQDPIADAARAILDGHILLSRRVADAGLYPAIDVESSVSRVVTEIADETWRDRIRKLKRLLSAYNSNRDLIAIGAYQRGNDPTVDEALGRWPEIVEFLGQDVARAADLPSSRAALESLIQRNLAAGIPMPPGLQ encoded by the coding sequence ATGAGTGCGCAACCGCTGGAGTGGCTGACCGCGCGCGACCTGCGCCTGTCCACGCGGCTGTCGCAGATCAATCCCGACCTCGGCGGCCACGGCCTGATCCGCGAAGGCATCCTGCGCCGCGCCGTCGGCCTGACCCTGGAAGCGATCGGCTGCGAAGCCCCGATGGGCGCCACCTGCAAGGTGGAAGTCGTCGACGGTGGCTGGGTGGATGCGGAAGTGGTCGGTTTCTCGGGCGAACGCACCTACCTGATGCCCAGCGCCGAGCTGCACGGCCTGCTGCCGAACGCGCGCGTGGTGCCCTCGCGCCGCCGTGGCGGCGTGGAAGTCGGCGAAGGCCTGCTGGGCCGCGTGATCGACAGCGACGGCGTGCCGCTCGACGGCCGCGGCCCGATCCGCGCCGAAGGCAGCGTCAGCCTGGCCGGCATCGCGATCAATCCGCTGTCGCGCGAACCGATCACCCAACCGCTGGACGTCGGCGTGCGCGCGATCAATGCGCTGCTGCCGATCGGCCGCGGCCAGCGCGTCGGCCTGTTCGCCGGCTCGGGCGTCGGCAAGTCCACGCTGCTGGGCATGATGACCCGCTACACCGCCGCCGACGTCATTGTCGTCGGCCTGATCGGCGAACGCGGTCGCGAAGTGCGCGATTTCGTCGAGACCACCCTGGGTCCGTCCGGCCTGGCGCGCGCGGTGGTCGTGGCCAGTCCCGCCGACCGGCCGCCGCTGGCGCGCCTGCAGGGCGCGTATCGCGCCACCGCCATCGCCGAGTGGTTCCGCGACCAGGGCCTCAACGTGCTGCTGCTGATGGATTCGCTGACGCGTTTCGCGCAGGCGCAGCGCGAGATCGGCCTGTCGGTCGGCGAGCCGCCGACCACGCGCGGCTATCCGCCGTCGGTGTTCGCGCGCCTGCCGGCGCTGGTGGAGCGCGCGGGCAACGGCGCCAAGGGCCGTGGTTCGATCACCGCCTTCTACACCGTGCTGACCGAGGGCGACGATCCGCAGGATCCGATCGCCGACGCCGCGCGTGCCATCCTCGACGGCCACATCCTGCTGTCGCGCCGTGTCGCAGACGCAGGCCTGTACCCGGCCATCGATGTCGAATCCTCGGTCAGCCGCGTGGTCACCGAGATCGCCGACGAGACCTGGCGCGACCGCATCCGCAAGCTCAAGCGGCTGCTGTCGGCCTACAACAGCAACCGCGACCTGATCGCCATCGGCGCCTACCAGCGCGGCAACGATCCGACCGTGGACGAAGCGCTGGGACGCTGGCCGGAGATCGTCGAGTTCCTCGGCCAGGACGTGGCCCGCGCCGCCGACCTGCCGAGCAGCCGCGCCGCCCTGGAATCCCTGATCCAACGCAACCTCGCCGCCGGCATCCCGATGCCGCCCGGCCTGCAGTAA
- a CDS encoding FliH/SctL family protein, with protein MSAPSPLRWMPAPLDVVVSDAPVEQDAPAPVPPTLEEIQAIQDAAYREGLERGLAEGHAEGFGQGQAEVRRLAAQMEGILDNFSRPLDRLENEVVAALSELAVRIAGALVGRAYQTDPVLLQELATSALDAVGGSQREVELRLHPDDIAAVTPVLAMTAHTRLTADTSLSRGDLRVHAESVRIDGTLEARLRGALDTVLNRGART; from the coding sequence ATGAGCGCGCCCTCGCCGCTGCGCTGGATGCCGGCCCCCCTCGACGTGGTGGTCAGCGACGCGCCGGTCGAACAGGACGCGCCCGCGCCGGTGCCGCCGACGCTGGAAGAGATCCAGGCCATCCAGGACGCCGCCTACCGCGAAGGCCTGGAACGCGGCCTCGCCGAAGGGCATGCCGAAGGCTTCGGCCAGGGCCAGGCCGAAGTGCGCCGGCTCGCCGCGCAGATGGAAGGCATCCTCGACAACTTCTCGCGGCCGCTCGACCGGCTGGAGAACGAAGTGGTCGCCGCGCTGTCCGAACTGGCCGTGCGCATCGCCGGCGCGCTGGTCGGCCGCGCCTACCAGACCGATCCGGTCCTGCTGCAGGAACTGGCCACCTCCGCGCTCGATGCCGTGGGCGGTTCGCAGCGCGAGGTCGAGCTGCGCCTGCACCCGGACGACATCGCCGCGGTGACGCCGGTGCTGGCGATGACCGCGCACACCCGCCTGACCGCGGACACCTCGCTCAGCCGCGGCGACCTGCGCGTGCACGCCGAGAGCGTGCGCATCGACGGCACCCTGGAAGCCCGCCTGCGCGGCGCGCTGGATACCGTCCTCAACCGCGGTGCACGCACATGA